TTTCAGGGAAAAAATACAGAGTATATCCAAACCCTAAGGTCTGGGGTTATAAAGTCAATAAGGGCTGTAGAAAATGTCTGATTTACTAGGAAGAATAATTTAGAGCTACAAGGCCAATCAATTTGGTGATTTGGGGGTAAATTCTTAGGTCATAACTTAGAGATTAATTTCAGCACAGTACAAATATTAGAAACACATGGTAGCAAACAAGAGAATGTAAAGTGAGCCAGGCGGTGCTGACTGACTTTGGCGAGGATGGTGGGCTCACTGGAACTTTATGGTCCATCCTGCTAAATGATGTAGAACACATTCCATGTGACCTGTGGCTTCACACGCTAGAATGGTACATATCTGTAAGATGAGATGAGTCTACAGCAGGGAACTCAGCAGCAGGGGGTGGCACAGCACATGGGGCGGGGGCAGGTGGAGATGACACAGGTGGGGCGGTAGCAGGTGCTTTGGCAGCCGACCTGACCACAGACTGGTCTCAGACAGCAGCAAGGACGACAGCAGGGCCGACAGCAGGGGCGGCAGCAGCTGGAACCACCACAGGAGGGTTGGCAGCAGCTGGAGATGCAGCAGCTGGGGCGACAACAGCTGGGGCGGCAGCAGGTGGGCTGGCAGCACACAGACTGACAGCACTGGGGTCTGCAAcagctggacacacagcagctgggCCTGCAAcagctggacacacagcagctgggGCGGCAGCATGTAGGCTGGCAGCACACAGACTGACAACACTGGGGCCTGCAACAGCTGGAGATGCAGCAGCTGGGCCTGCAgcagctggacacacagcagctgggGCGGCAGCAGGTGGTCCTACAGCAGGTGGTCtgacagcagctgggctggcagcagccTTGGCCGCATCCCTCCTCAGAGCAGACAGAGCTGCAACAAGAGTTGACCATGGTGTCAGAGGTGGAGGTTCTGGGTGGGTTTATGAGAGAGTGAAGGTATTGGGTTTGGAAGTCTCCTTGCCCCACACCCCCTTTTATACCCCACTGAGCACCTCATATGACTACGTCATTATTTCCTTGTTAGTATTTACCTTCTTGGAAAACTTAATCATTTAATTACATAATTGTAATGTTTCTAGTTAAATACTCCAATAGAAAGAAagcatgacattttcttttcctgatagTCCTGTGTTTGCAACTAAAACACTGCTTGCATTTTTTTCCATAGTGGGTCACTCGTTGTTACGAGTAACTTGTCCCATGACTCTCTGgcattttgttttccaaatatgACATTCTCTCCCATCTGAACACCATTCCTTGCAAATCATAGAAATAATCTTTCACAAAATCCAGTATGCCTTTTGCTGTCAAGGAATGTTCATTCCAGGTGAGATTCGGGAAGGAGTTAAAAGGAAAGACTGATTAGAAGGAGGCTGTCCATCTCTCATGAGGACGATGGTGACTTTGTGCGTCCAGTAGAGGATCTGGGAGATGAGCAGGCCTGAGAACATTCTAAATTGTCAGCTCTCACTCCACTATCTTAAGTCAAAGAGCTTGGCAGTGGTGCAACCACTTAGAAATAATAGAAactcaattattatttttgtatgtctTTCTGAAGGAATAAGAGTGGAGAAATTTATTCATTGTTTAATCATGAAACTGCATAGTAGATTTTTTGCTCACTAAGGCATTCAAAAAACATACAGAGAAGGCACTCCAAGTCTTCTCCGATAAGACACAGGCAAAGGGAGCCATTTGGCACAAGATAAAGGATTCCAATGACTTTagtgaaacaaaatcaaaataaatatgcaGTATATGAATGTGTTCCTTGTACCTTTGACTGGgagatatatatattaaacagcaggtaaaggcatttgctgccaagttTGATGACCTAAATTCCaaccctgggatccacatggtgtatgtacccacacacatacacacaataaataaatgaataaataaataggtagaaAGGTAGATAAATGTGATAAAATGCTAATATAGAACTGACTCTGTATGTTTTTTGAATGCCTTGGTGAGTGAAAAAAATGTACTGTGCAGTTTCACAgttaaa
The genomic region above belongs to Rattus rattus isolate New Zealand chromosome 9, Rrattus_CSIRO_v1, whole genome shotgun sequence and contains:
- the LOC116908925 gene encoding keratin-associated protein 4-6-like isoform X1 codes for the protein MVNSCCSSVCSEEGCGQGCCQPSCCQTTCCRTTCCRPSCCVSSCCRPSCCISSCCRPQCCQSVCCQPTCCRPSCCVSSCCRPSCCVSSCCRPQCCQSVCCQPTCCRPSCCRPSCCISSCCQPSCGGSSCCRPCCRPCCRPCCCLRPVCGQVGCQSTCYRPTCVISTCPRPMCCATPCC
- the LOC116908925 gene encoding keratin-associated protein 4-12-like isoform X2, translating into MVNSCCSSVCSEEGCGQGCCQPSCCQTTCCRTTCCRPSCCVSSCCRPSCCISSCCRPQCCQSVCCQPTCCRPSCCVSSCCRPSCCVSSCCRPQCCQSVCCQPTCCRPSCCRPCCCLRPVCGQVGCQSTCYRPTCVISTCPRPMCCATPCC